A section of the Polyangium spumosum genome encodes:
- a CDS encoding ATP-binding protein, producing MVDERALRELIAAGNAVSAAQGHHEIVTLAAEKAASLVDADAALVLVPSDAGEATIAASVGVDPEWARLFRAPLDEHIMDALREVGGFRPGDWLLAVPILDRQVIRGVLAVARRAERQPAHACSEDDATYLLSALADRTAVAVAHADRIEELASALEAAEAARRELAAVLDTTPAGIVIIEGEDGRITYTNTRALEFYGRPILGSCFSDRAPWLHRPDGSLCPPAELPAARALRRGARVRGEEILIQQPDGTFRVVEMHAVPLRDPSAKITRALLAMQDVTRRKHAEEHVIRRLSELSAIFKALPDLYFRLDAGGTILDARSGRRRDVAIDRLIGRRLEDAFGPQTRSHLQASIDEVKKLRSLVTIEYRESGGGEARWYEARVVPLQPNELALLIRDITERKRAEEYREDMLRVITHDLRAPLSVIVLRAQRLLRISAGEPGHEEARRCAEAIVSSGRGMATMLDELLESVRLEAGEVRLDKRELSMAAFVTELVDRIAGEDAPRVAVHVPEGLPAISADPARLERILSNLISNALKYAPAGSPITVGAELCGDVIIVSVADRGTGISRVDLPHVFERFWRAAGARSHEGLGLGLFITKQLVEAHGGRIWVESELGVGSVFRFSLPV from the coding sequence ATGGTCGACGAGAGAGCCCTCCGTGAGCTCATCGCCGCCGGCAACGCCGTCTCGGCCGCGCAGGGTCACCACGAGATCGTCACCCTGGCGGCCGAGAAAGCCGCCTCGCTCGTCGACGCGGACGCCGCGCTCGTGCTGGTCCCGAGCGACGCGGGAGAGGCGACCATCGCTGCGTCGGTGGGCGTCGACCCGGAGTGGGCGCGGCTCTTTCGCGCCCCCCTGGACGAGCACATCATGGACGCGCTGCGGGAGGTGGGCGGCTTCCGGCCGGGGGATTGGCTGCTCGCCGTCCCCATTCTCGACCGGCAAGTGATTCGTGGTGTCCTCGCCGTCGCTCGTCGCGCCGAGCGGCAGCCTGCCCACGCGTGCTCCGAGGACGACGCGACATACCTGCTCTCGGCGCTGGCGGATCGGACGGCCGTCGCCGTCGCCCATGCCGACCGGATCGAAGAGCTCGCGAGCGCGCTCGAGGCTGCCGAGGCCGCGCGGCGAGAGCTCGCCGCCGTGCTCGACACGACGCCGGCGGGTATCGTCATCATCGAGGGCGAGGACGGGCGCATCACCTACACGAACACCCGGGCCCTGGAGTTTTACGGTCGACCCATCCTCGGCTCGTGTTTCAGCGACCGCGCTCCGTGGCTCCACCGGCCCGACGGCTCTCTCTGTCCGCCGGCCGAGCTGCCGGCGGCGCGCGCGCTCCGGCGCGGCGCGCGCGTGCGGGGCGAGGAGATCCTGATCCAGCAGCCCGACGGGACGTTCCGGGTCGTCGAGATGCACGCGGTGCCGCTGCGCGACCCCTCTGCGAAGATCACGAGGGCCCTCCTGGCGATGCAGGACGTGACGCGACGCAAGCACGCCGAGGAGCACGTCATCCGGAGGCTCTCGGAGCTCTCGGCGATCTTCAAGGCCCTGCCCGACCTGTACTTCCGGCTCGACGCCGGGGGCACGATCCTCGACGCGAGGTCGGGTCGGAGACGGGACGTGGCCATCGATCGTCTCATCGGCAGGCGGCTCGAGGACGCGTTCGGGCCGCAGACCCGGAGCCATTTGCAGGCCAGCATCGACGAGGTGAAGAAGCTCCGATCCCTCGTCACAATCGAATACCGCGAGTCCGGGGGCGGCGAAGCCCGGTGGTACGAGGCGAGGGTCGTGCCGCTGCAGCCAAATGAGCTCGCCCTCCTGATTCGAGACATCACCGAGCGCAAGCGCGCGGAGGAGTACCGGGAGGACATGTTGCGGGTCATCACGCACGATCTCCGGGCGCCGCTCAGCGTGATCGTGTTACGCGCCCAGCGTCTCCTGCGCATCTCCGCGGGCGAGCCCGGGCACGAGGAGGCGCGGCGTTGCGCCGAGGCGATCGTCTCGAGCGGCCGGGGGATGGCGACGATGCTCGACGAATTGCTCGAGTCGGTGAGGCTCGAAGCGGGGGAGGTCCGGCTCGACAAGCGCGAGCTGTCCATGGCCGCGTTCGTGACCGAGCTCGTCGACCGCATCGCAGGTGAAGACGCGCCTCGCGTGGCCGTGCACGTCCCCGAAGGCCTACCTGCCATCTCCGCGGATCCGGCGCGGCTCGAGCGGATCCTGTCGAACCTGATCTCGAATGCGCTCAAATACGCGCCCGCCGGTTCGCCAATCACCGTGGGCGCGGAGCTCTGCGGGGACGTGATCATCGTGAGCGTGGCCGACCGCGGGACAGGCATCTCGCGGGTGGATTTGCCACACGTCTTCGAGCGCTTCTGGCGGGCGGCGGGCGCGCGCTCTCATGAGGGGCTCGGGCTCGGGCTGTTCATCACGAAGCAGCTCGTCGAGGCGCACGGCGGCCGTATCTGGGTGGAGAGCGAGCTCGGCGTCGGCAGCGTCTTCCGATTCTCGTTGCCGGTTTGA